One Thamnophis elegans isolate rThaEle1 chromosome 2, rThaEle1.pri, whole genome shotgun sequence genomic window, GTTCTTATAAATTAGCTTTCCTAAAATGATGCAGAAATGCAAACTTGCAGCTCATGAAGCCATTTTGTTTCTTGAACcagtattaaaaataattactttgGGATTTaccgattagatagatttgttatagaaatggctagtttaaactattacataaaagtaaaaagttgaggtttgatgttaatgccttactctactgcaccaaagagtcagaaatcaatgccttttcttttcccccacactctgtttcctcccctttccccatccccatttttcccattatttgctgtttttgcattttatttgtatgctacattataaactaattaaaaagaagCATGACATTTATTAAATGCTGTGCTGCACAGAGCTACCTGGTGGCGGCCCCGGAAACATGAGAGATTCTTGTCCTTTTTGGCAGAATATTTTATAGATAGGGTGCTCAACTTCTATTGGATCAAGTGTTATCCAGGCTTTGCATGGCATGCCAAGAGGCATAGTCCAAAAATAGGCGCAAGGGGCTATGTTATCTGGAAAATGGAGTTGAGGAATTGGAATGAGTGCCTTAATCCTTGTACCCATTTTAACTTCCCTTTTCCCCAAACCACACATTTTTTGGGGAAAGAACCTTACCCTTAGCAAAACACACAGGGATGCTAGATGGCTAACTGGGCATACCTGTTGTAAACACTGGTTTTCTCCACATCTAAAAATTATTTAAGCGGGAGATGGATACTTGCTCCATATTCCAGAGTGGAAGCGAAGCACCCCTCTACTTGCTGGGTCTCATGGGCGCTTCTTCCGGCGATTCGCTCTTGCCTCCCTGATGTCAGTTGCTTTGATGTCCcacctcccagctgatcatcgatGTTGCTAGTCTGCCATCCTCGGTGGGCTCAGAAGTGGCAGCGCCAATGTACACGGGTTCAAGATGTGCACGTTTCTCCCAGCCTCTGGTGGTGGAGGCAACAGGCCTGTGGCCATCAAGGGCAGGGGTTGCAACTTAGATGGAATGGGGAGGCTCCGCAGTTGCCAGCATGCTCCTTGGTTGCCCTGAACCTGATCTGCTTTGGAGATGCTGTGGGTCCAATCACTCCATTTGCTCATTGGCTCATCCTGGAGACCGATTACTGGATGGATGTAATAATCTGTCTAACTGCCTGGCGGACCTTGCCAGCCACACAAGAATTGTTCATGTGCCTTATTTGTCCCAAATAAGTGGTTTTGCACCGGTATGGGCAAGTTACATTATTCTGTCtgttcttgtgcaaaaaaacacacacagattcAATGGGGAAGAGCTTTCTTTTATACCCAAACACGTATTCTTGCAGCAACCTGCTCTTGCATATGAATGTAGAATGGCTGGGAAGGGGGCTGCTCTACATTCACGTCAGATTCCCACCACCCAGCACCAGTTCAGGGGTTCATaccctcccctgggggggggggggaatagaacaATAGAGACCTAGAAAGGGGGAAGAGACaggaagagagtgagagaaagaaatggacaCAGAAGAGATAGACCTCACAGAAAATAAACACACAAAACCTGAGTAGGGGTGGCTAGGGGGGAGTGATGACTTGGCCAGCCACCTAGGTTTTCTGGGGGAAACTGGTCCAAATGGCTAGCCAAAGCAACATCTATGTGCATCTGGAGTTTGAAACAATCTTTTGCAGAAGTTCCAATATTTGGTATATAATTACATGGATTTACCTACAGAGGAGAGCTTGTATGATGGCAATCTTAAAACTGTTTCTCTTAAACTAGGAGTCCATCCCATCAAAGGGGAGGTAAATAGGTTTCAAAACCTTGAGGATATCCCATTTAACAGGAGAGATGAGGATTGATAAAAGCAATATTATAGCTTCATCTTCCTCAGTTACTTGAAATCTTAAATccattaaaatctaaaaaaaccaAGAGACTAAAGCCCATTTGCAGACCTGCAGCAGAGGATGTAGCAAGGCAGGCTTATTTCTTCATTGCTTTTGCTTCTGACACGAGAGCAGCaaattttctgacattttaaaatcactttttttcatgcTGTGTTCCTGGATCaccatcacacacacaaaaaatacagATCTTTCCATCACATGACTTTCAATTATGGAGTATTAGAGGCCATTTAACACTCTTGAATTAATTTGAGCATTTTATGTACAGTTACCTTTTGTAATGGTATTTACTCGAGTAATTTTATGTTACAGAACATAATTTACGTTCCCTCTGCAGCTAAAAGGAAGGTATCTTTCTTTGTCTTTACAATAACAACTTTTCTCaactcatttttctcttttttcgtATTTGCCAAGGTAGTTCTTCCCTCCGCTTGGAACTGCCACCCCatcttttccatagcagactAAACTTTTTGTAAATCAAAGGGCAGGTTTGGCTCAGAGAGGGAAAAGGACACCTAGGAATGTATCTTTGAGGTATTTTTTGGTCCATTTCATTAACAGACATAAAACACTTCGTAAATGCATACTCCTAGATAACTAGGATCTGCCTGAGTCACATTTAAACCACTACAGATAGTTTTTGACctaccatttgtttagtaaccagttaacaatagcaatgaaaaaagtgtCATGTCTGGTCTTTGCATTTGCAACTACTGCAGCATTCTCACAGCCAAGTGACCAAAGTTCAGGCACTCAGCAGTGCCATGTATTTATGGGTGCAGTGTCTTGAGGTCATGCGATCACCATTTGCTACTTTTGCTGGCTTTCaaggagcaaagtcaatgggagagccTGGATTCACTTTTAAAGACTGCACGATTCacttaattgcagtgatttgcttaacaactggcaaaAGTGAAAATCACACAACTCATTTATCAACCTTGCTTCTACGGTAGAGGACTCCATAACGTATAGATTATGTGCACATCATTCTGAAACGTCTTGTTTTGGCATCCATGTTTATAATGCAAAGAAATCAGGATATGAATTGAAAATTGGATTTTGTGGGATGAACCTTAGGACAACTTCCACTTGCTCATTAATAAATTCCAAAATCATGTACTGAAGCAACTTTGAGGAAGAAAATCATATAGGTCTACGATAGCCAAAACTCGAAGTATGATAGCACTTTTTCAGGGCTAACATTTAAAAAGGCATATACTGTTGTGAGTTGCAACTCATGAAAGgtgccttttaaaataaaatttagtttGAAAAGATGCTACTAGACATCTGATTTAAGGCAATTTGCTAATCTTAGAGAATGTTTTGGCTTTTCAAAGACCATGCTAACTGCTGAGATTATACAGTGAGGTCCCAAAACAACACAGGTGCGTTCTACCTTTTCTGTAgcctttaaaaacaaatcttttaaACCCTTTGTCACCAATTCTTTTATAGCTGGCATATAGTGGTAATGACCCTCACAAGTGCTTTGAAAAGGAATAGCATACATTCGAAAACATgacaaaatcaaaagaaaatgggaaagccATTTTGAGCTTATAATTTTGAATGCaagcaacatttattttttaCACCTCCCAGCAATATAGTCTTAACTAGGATGTagtagaattcattttttttatttttttattcaacaTTCTGGAAATGTGTAGAAAGGGATGTACAACTAATTTACAATAGGCTTCTTCATATTTGCTCTGGACAGTGGAAATTGTAGCCCAATTTGGGAACATTTTAAAGCCGTAAGGTGAGCAAGTGCCTTATATATTATATGCAAGGTAATTTGGCTCAAAATGCCGAAGTAAGCAAAGGGTTGAGGAGTACAAATAGTCCTTACAAATACTGTTGGGATTATAATTCATCCATCGCAATTGGCCACATCGGCGAAGTCTGATGGGACTGTTACGTTTTAGAAAGATGGATGCTTGGATAAGGAACAAATTCTAGGTACCGTTTTAATCAAACCCTATTTTTCTCCTAATGAAGTGAAAATTAATTCTGGTTGATTTGAATGGTGTTCAGTTCAGCTGTACGATATGGAATCTGAATTCTTCAACATTTGAATGGTCTCGAGCCCCTAGAGAGACGCTTTTGTGGGGGTCAACTGGCTGCATTCCATGCCCCCCAGTTTCTACCACAACTTGTTCAGTTCAGCTGTTGGCACTTTCTGGCTGCTTGTTGCGTGGAACAAGGAAGACACCGCCATCGATAGTGAGCTGCAGCATGTACTCGTCAGGGGAATAGGCGTTGCCAGCTTCATCCCGCAACATGCAAAAGACTTGGTGATAGAGGGCTCCCAGCTTCTGCTTGGTCAGTGTCAGACTCCTGTTAAACTCTCCGCGATCCTGTAGCAAGCGTTGTCGCTCCCGGCTTAATTCATCCAGCTCCTGCTCCAGATGTACCAATGTCTCCAGTTTGCGCTTGCGACAATTTTGAGCTGCCACTTTATTCTTGCCACGGCGGCGGATGTCCCGGATTAGTGCCATCTGAGGCTCACTCAGCGGGAAACGTGACAGCAGCTCATTGAAGTCATCCACTGGCAGGTTGATGATCTTTTCCACAGGGAAGGGGATTTTCATGGCTAGAGCCCGACGTTCATCTCTGTTGCCAACTAATTCTCCCCGTGGGCTCTGCCCTTTTTCCAAAGAATGCTCCGGGTGATGCTCAGGGAAGGGCATCTCTGGGACAGGAGCCAATGGAGGGTATGCTGGAACGTGGTCCAAGGGATACAAAGATGGATATTCTGCTCGCTCCAGTCCCTCAGCTTCCAGGGACTCTGCATCACTGTAATTAAGGGATAACCCAGAGTCTGATTCCAGATCTTCTTGGAGCTTGCAAGGTCCCTGTGGTCCATAGCCATTCGTTAGCTCCCTCCCCAACATCATCCCTGGCATCCCTTTATATCCACCCAGCATAGCAGGTCCTGGAGACTCCAGGGAGGAAGAGATCAGCATGCCGGTGTAACTGTAAAGTGTACAAGAAGTAGGCAGGTTCTCTGGGTAGGAATGGTCATAGGCTGCAGCAGTAGGGTGATTGTAATTGGAAGCAGAACCCTCGCCCAATCCTGCACATGGCCCATAGTTAGAGGATGGTGCCATCTGTTGGGAATGGCCACATAAAGCTGGATCATAGCAACTCTCGGCTGGCATATCAAGACCCTgcaggaaggggagaaaaaataaaagatgagagttcctctcttccttccccctcacCCCTCAAGCAAAGAATGCGGAAAATGCCCAAGTGGGGCTCAAGAGGATTGCAGTCAAACGTAAGGAATTTCTGATGGCTTGCCCAGGCTCTTTCTGACAGTCAATCTTGTATATCCTAGTCCAGTCTCAAAatgcttcttccccccccccccaccttcactAAATTGCAAGTGTTCCCAATACCGTTTTCcaacagaaatattaaaaaattttCAGGCTGTTCTACAAATTTTGCTTTGTCTGTTTACCTATTGACTTAACTATATCATTGTAACATAAATGTAGCTACCCAAATTGAGCATCTACTTCTTCCTATGTAATGTTCTTATCACAGAAAGATGGGGGGGAGCAAAGAAAAGGGGCACTCAAAAGGACTGTGCAGGTGCCGAGCCCCTTAAGATGGGTTGATAACATTCCCCCCAAGAACAAAAGAATGATTCATCCCATCGGACAGATCCCCCATTGTACATGGTTTCCCCCACCTCACTTCTCCCCGGGGTTTGCTGTTGAATGGGGGCAGTGTTGGGAGATTCAAGATTTAAAAGGCAGATGGATGTAATGGATACCTGCCACCCTGCAACTTAGATTCAGTACACTCCTCTGTAGTAGGACTAACCCTCACAAATGCATATTTTGTAGCTGTGGGATGGGCTCCACCCATTCCATTGAGTACGGTACTTCAACAGTATATTTTTCAGCCAACCTGGCAGCAACTATCATGAACTAAACAGTTATGTTTTCAGTTCTTTGAGTTGTCTCAAGAAATAATTACTGTAAACATATCTTGGGACTGTAACTGAATAATGAAGTACCATACTGGAAACATTCAGAGCCTCCATCATTAGATCTCTGCTATGAAAAAGAAATATGGAAGATTGTTGTTATGGAAAAATTGAAgcataaagaaagagaaatgttGGGCTACACTAGAAAAGTTACTTTTGATTCAGCCTGGGGAACACTTATCCTTTTTGCAAAACATCAGAGATCAAATCAACCAAAAATTGTTTGCCCTAGTTACAAGACAGCCAATTTGtttgtggttaaggcatcagctagaaagcaagagactgtgagttctagtcctgccttaggcacaaccgcagctggatgatcttggacctaccactcactcactctctgccctgggaaggaggcagtagcaaaccacttctgaaaaacattaGCAAAAAAGCTGCAGGCAATAtccaagaattggacatgaaTGAATGGAAGGAAAACAAACAGGATATACAAAAGTTGGAATTTTGATTTGTTCTCTaacatcatttaaaatatttgttcattCCCCTgtgatatttttacattttaattgctgtttttattttaggttattgttttaaatattttaaatactattttaataatgtttaataatgtTTTATTATCTGTTGTCAAGTCATACAttgcttaccagtggtgggattcaaaatttttactaccggttctgtgggcatggcaggggaaggatactgtaaaatctccattccctccccactccaggggaaggttcctgcaaaatccccattccctctcgatcagctgggactcgagaggcagagaatagatgagggccagtcagaggccagtcagaggtggtatttaccagttctccgaactactcaaaatctccgctaccggttcttcataactggtcagaacctgctgaataccacctctgttctttaCCCTGTAACTGTGATTTGCTTTATTTActaagaaaaataaagattttttaaaagacagtaCAATATTGTAATGTTACATTCAGTCGTAGGTttccaattttttactaccggtttgctcgtgcgcacaacacttctgtgcatgcacagaagcatccagtcaggtgggtggagcctcccgctgttGCTACTACCATGATatttattttctggattttttactcttttgttttaattgttttataaatttagaattgtaaactgcccagagtcacttggttaagttaaattgaaggaaggaataaaggaatatCAACTTGGAAATGAAGGCCACTGACTTAAGTAAGTCCCAAGAAAATGTGGGCAAGTATAGTTTAAAACCATCTGGATCTTAATGCTGTCATCATGTCTACAAAATGTAGACTGTACATGCCTGGATGAAACAAAAGGCTcatctgaaaattgaaactataaaTCTTACACTGAAAAGAAGAATAGCTGCCTAATTTTGCTGAATTTTAAATCCCGGCACCTTTTAGGAAAGGTGTAGCTGTTAGTGAATGGTGGTTGAGAGTTGTCTTTAACAAAACAAATTCTAGATTGAGACTGATCCAAATAATTTGAACTATTAGTGAactttgattaaaataaatattagcatTTAAGCCTGTAAAAGTTTGCAAAAGTACCAAATGAAATACACCATTTcttctgaaggaaaaaaatggtgTGACAGGAAGACCAAAGCAAGCAATAGGCAGCTATAGCATTGTGTTCGGGATTTAAGACTAGagaagtggggttttttttcctaataaagATATGTTCAATCAGAAAACCAAGGGCTTTACAGTTGGTAAATCACTCTTTTTATCTTGCCTGTTGCAGAATCTCTGTATGGCAGATTTTGCTCTtggtttttctccccttttctttagCTTTACAGAGCTGGCTGccagggaaaaggaaaagaattcCTGCCAAAGAACTGAATGAATCACTTTATACCAGGCCAAGGGTTACAAATTGATACCAGGTGGAAAAggcaaaggaagaagaagaaataaaaattcaCTTCCTGCAAGAGACactatttgtctgttttgtttattattacatttatgggCTGTCCAAATCCCATCACAACTATTACAACTGGGTTCAGAGATCATATTAGCCATCATGTTTTTGCCACTTGACAAAGGACAATACATGGACCAAGCCACTCGTTAGACAGTtagtgacaagcaaaatcaatagagaaGCCAGCAGTAAAATTGCAAGTTACAGTCACATGATGTCTTGCTTAATGGAGATGGAGTTGCAGGTTCCAGTTTTGATTGTTAATCAAGGACTATCCATTCAGAACAAATCCTATTCACTttgctccttttttcccctttgccttGCTCTATGGAGCAAGTTCTTATTTTAGCTACTGTGTTGACTATTGTCAATATGGCCAACCTGTCTTCCTCAAAGCTGTTCAAATAATAGCGTATTCTGTCAGTCCCATGCTTACCTGCAATTCTGAGATTGAGAGAATCTCTTGCCAGGTTAGCTCCATTTCCCCCTGTGAGCACGATTCCCCCCCTGCCAGGGGGTTG contains:
- the NFE2 gene encoding transcription factor NF-E2 45 kDa subunit isoform X2, whose translation is MSPCPPQQGWTRSTFLPLYNPLAGGESCSQGEMELTWQEILSISELQGLDMPAESCYDPALCGHSQQMAPSSNYGPCAGLGEGSASNYNHPTAAAYDHSYPENLPTSCTLYSYTGMLISSSLESPGPAMLGGYKGMPGMMLGRELTNGYGPQGPCKLQEDLESDSGLSLNYSDAESLEAEGLERAEYPSLYPLDHVPAYPPLAPVPEMPFPEHHPEHSLEKGQSPRGELVGNRDERRALAMKIPFPVEKIINLPVDDFNELLSRFPLSEPQMALIRDIRRRGKNKVAAQNCRKRKLETLVHLEQELDELSRERQRLLQDRGEFNRSLTLTKQKLGALYHQVFCMLRDEAGNAYSPDEYMLQLTIDGGVFLVPRNKQPESANS
- the NFE2 gene encoding transcription factor NF-E2 45 kDa subunit isoform X1, with the translated sequence MSDPGSCTLQIHRAAAENFAATADFGGTLLEQTLGRSRPDKMSPCPPQQGWTRSTFLPLYNPLAGGESCSQGEMELTWQEILSISELQGLDMPAESCYDPALCGHSQQMAPSSNYGPCAGLGEGSASNYNHPTAAAYDHSYPENLPTSCTLYSYTGMLISSSLESPGPAMLGGYKGMPGMMLGRELTNGYGPQGPCKLQEDLESDSGLSLNYSDAESLEAEGLERAEYPSLYPLDHVPAYPPLAPVPEMPFPEHHPEHSLEKGQSPRGELVGNRDERRALAMKIPFPVEKIINLPVDDFNELLSRFPLSEPQMALIRDIRRRGKNKVAAQNCRKRKLETLVHLEQELDELSRERQRLLQDRGEFNRSLTLTKQKLGALYHQVFCMLRDEAGNAYSPDEYMLQLTIDGGVFLVPRNKQPESANS